Below is a genomic region from uncultured Methanobrevibacter sp..
TTACCAAATAATCGGAATGCCCCTGACCAGGACCTCTTCCACGGTCATATAATCTAAATTCAGAACCATATTTAAATCCAGTCTTAATAACAAAACCGCGATCTTTTAAATCACGATATACAACATATTTTCCATACTGTTCCTGTTCTTTTAAAATATCTATTAAATAACCTACGGTACATTCAATATCATCTTCATAGATATCCAAACGACCCTTTTCTAACAAATAACATGCCTCAATTAATGAAAGATTTAAACAATCAGCTTCAATTTTACCAAATTTACTTTTTTCATGTAAAGCTATTGGTCTTTTACTGCCTTCCTCAATTTTAATTGATACAATTTCATTAGATAAATTTCCACGCATTAAAACACCACAAAAAGAAATAAATTATTTTAATGCTAATATTTCTTAAAAAAATATTATATAAATTTTTGTAAAAAAAAAATTAAATGCTAATAAAAATATTATTAGCCATCTGTGTTGAGATAGTTACTTCATTATCATCAATAACTAAAAAATATTCATCACTGTCAAATGGTTTGGTAAATTCATACTTAACATTTGAGCCAATACTGATTCCAAGATTAGCAATATCATCCAAAAGCTCTGAATCGCCACGTATAAATGAAACTTTACCTTCAGTAGGCGAATTTAATTCAGAAATACATAATAAATTAGATTGCCTGTAAACAATATCATCAAAGTCATTCAAGGAATAACATTGTTGACAATTATCAAAATCAAAATTACATGAAGGAATAACATTATCATCAGGACATAAATCCGGATTTTGCAACATATTACATAATGCCCTTTCAGCTTCATCAGATAAAGTATGTTCCATTTCACAAGCTTGATCGTGAATATTTTCCTCTTTAACTTTTAAGACATCACTTAAAAATTTTTCTAAAATCCTATGTTTTCTTGTAATCTTTTGAGCAATTTCCATTCCCTCATCTGTTAAAGTAGCTCCTTTATATGGAGTATAAATAATATAACCAAGTTTTTCTAATTTTTTAAGCATTTGAGTAACACTACCTGGTGCAATATTCAATTCTTTTGAAAGTTGAGTAGTTGAAACCTGTTCCTTGTTACTGCCGTTACGATATAAAACTTCCAAATATTCCTCAATATTTTCACTGATTTTACCCTCAGCCATACGCTCACCTTAAATTATGATGTTAGATTAATTTATATAACTAAGAGTATAAAAAAGTTTTGGTTTGCCTAAATTAATTGAAAAACTTCTAAAAAAAAGAGATAATAAAAAATATATTTTTAAAATATTTAAACTTTATCAAAAAATAAAAAAAGGAAAAGTAAATAATTAGAATGGTAAACTAGAGTAATATGCATGGTGTGAATATGAACTAGTATACCAATTATTTACTACACCAAATGAATTACTTGAAAAGACACAAGTACCATGTTCATATCTAGCAGGAATACCTGCAGCTCTAGCTAATGCTATAACTAAATGAGCTTGATCTACACAATTACCATATCCACGACTTAAGGTACCAGTAGCACCATAAGCAGTATCATAATAGAAACTATAGGATATTTGGTCTCTTACATAGTTAAAGATAGCTGTCGCTTTTTCTTTAACAGTAGTCAAACCACTTGTTAAAGCAGCTGCCTTATTCTTAATCGCAGT
It encodes:
- the endA gene encoding tRNA-intron lyase produces the protein MRGNLSNEIVSIKIEEGSKRPIALHEKSKFGKIEADCLNLSLIEACYLLEKGRLDIYEDDIECTVGYLIDILKEQEQYGKYVVYRDLKDRGFVIKTGFKYGSEFRLYDRGRGPGQGHSDYLVKIIFENYDINALDFASYVRVSHGVNKKLLLAIVDDDFDITYYNVEWTRP
- a CDS encoding metal-dependent transcriptional regulator — translated: MAEGKISENIEEYLEVLYRNGSNKEQVSTTQLSKELNIAPGSVTQMLKKLEKLGYIIYTPYKGATLTDEGMEIAQKITRKHRILEKFLSDVLKVKEENIHDQACEMEHTLSDEAERALCNMLQNPDLCPDDNVIPSCNFDFDNCQQCYSLNDFDDIVYRQSNLLCISELNSPTEGKVSFIRGDSELLDDIANLGISIGSNVKYEFTKPFDSDEYFLVIDDNEVTISTQMANNIFISI